A single window of Sphaerodactylus townsendi isolate TG3544 linkage group LG03, MPM_Stown_v2.3, whole genome shotgun sequence DNA harbors:
- the LOC125429193 gene encoding tubulin alpha-1A chain-like: MRECISIHVGQAGVQIGNACWELYCLEHGIQPDGQMPSDKTIGGGDDSFNTFFSETGAGKHVPRAVFVDLEPTVIDEVRTGTYRQLFHPEQLITGKEDAANNYARGHYTIGKEIIDLVLDRIRKLADQCTGLQGFLVFHSFGGGTGSGFTSLLMERLSVDYGKKSKLEFSIYPAPQVSTAVVEPYNSILTTHTTLEHSDCAFMVDNEAIYDICRRNLDIERPTYTNLNRLIGQIVSSITASLRFDGALNVDLTEFQTNLVPYPRIHFPLATYAPVISAEKAYHEQLSVAETTPGLARFEPTNQMVEMGLAADKYMACCLLYRGDVVPKDVNAAIATIKTKRTIQFVDWCPTGFKVGINYQPPTVVPGGDLAKVQRAVCMLSNTTAIAEAWARLDHKFDLMYAKRAFVHWYVGEGMEEGEFSEAREDMAALEKDYEEVGVDSVEGEGEEEGEEY; encoded by the exons ATG CGTGAATGTATTTCCATCCACGTGGGTCAGGCTGGTGTCCAGATTGGCAACGCCTGCTGGGAACTCTACTGTCTTGAACATGGCATCCAGCCTGACGGGCAGATGCCCAGCGACAAGaccattgggggaggggatgacTCCTTCAACACATTCTTCAGTGAGACGGGGGCGGGCAAGCACGTCCCCAGAGCCGTCTTTGTGGACTTGGAGCCAACAGTGATTG ATGAAGTGCGCACAGGAACGTACCGCCAACTCTTCCACCCTGAACAGCTCATCACTGGAAAAGAAGATGCTGCCAATAACTATGCCCGGGGCCACTACACCATTGGCAAGGAGATAATTGACTTGGTGCTGGATAGGATACGCAAACTG GCTGACCAGTGCACAGGTCTCCAGGGCTTCCTGGTCTTCCACAGCTTTGGGGGTGGCACCGGCTCTGGTTTCACTTCCCTGCTGATGGAGCGCCTGTCCGTTGACTATGGCAAGAAGTCCAAGCTGGAGTTCTCCATCTACCCGGCTCCCCAAGTCTCCACAGCGGTCGTCGAGCCCTACAACTCCATCCTGACCACCCACACAACCTTGGAGCATTCTGACTGTGCCTTCATGGTAGACAATGAGGCCATCTATGACATCTGCCGCAGGAACCTTGACATCGAACGCCCCACCTACACCAATTTGAACAGGTTGATAGGTCAGATTGTGTCCTCCATCACAGCCTCCCTGCGATTTGATGGTGCCCTGAATGTAGATCTGACAGAATTCCAGACCAATTTGGTGCCCTATCCTCGTATCCATTTCCCCCTGGCCACCTATGCCCCGGTCATCTCTGCTGAGAAAGCGTACCATGAGCAGCTCTCTGTAGCAGAGACGACACCTGGCTTAGCTCGCTTTGAGCCAACCAACCAGATGGTAGAAATGGGCCTCGCGGCTGACAAATACATGGCCTGCTGCCTGTTGTACCGAGGTGATGTCGTGCCCAAAGATGTCAATGCTGCTATTGCCACCATCAAGACCAAGCGCACAATCCAGTTTGTGGACTGGTGCCCAACTGGTTTCAAGGTTGGTATCAACTACCAGCCCCCCACAGTGGTCCCCGGGGGCGACCTGGCCAAAGTGCAGCGTGCCGTTTGCATGCTGAGCAACACCACGGCCATTGCGGAGGCCTGGGCTCGCCTGGACCACAAGTTTGACCTGATGTATGCCAAGCGTGCCTTTGTCCACTGGTACGTCGGGGAGGGGATGGAGGAAGGCGAGTTCTCCGAAGCTCGTGAAGACATGGCTGCCCTAGAGAAGGATTACGAAGAGGTTGGAGTGGATTCTGTTGAAGGGGAgggtgaagaggaaggagaggaatacTAA